Proteins co-encoded in one Pseudomonas beijingensis genomic window:
- a CDS encoding GntR family transcriptional regulator — MNNILTLRPDDTQPTPLYLQLARNLEAAIHAGQWKAEQAMPSERSLSEQLGISRVTARKALEVLFEQGLIRRNQGSGTFITPRLEQPLSRLSGFSEMLRLKGFVPGSQWLEREITPPTHEELIRLGLSPTDKVARLKRLRKADDTVMAIEMSTLPASIIPKPQAVGDSLYEFLDGIGKPVVRALQHIQAINASDEFAALVGIAPGTAMLLMTRVCYLEDNTPIEVTDTYCRNDYYDFVAELRR; from the coding sequence ATGAACAACATCCTGACCCTGCGCCCCGACGACACCCAACCCACCCCGCTCTACCTGCAACTGGCCCGCAACCTGGAAGCCGCCATCCACGCCGGCCAGTGGAAAGCCGAGCAAGCGATGCCGTCCGAACGCAGCCTGAGCGAGCAACTGGGCATTTCCCGGGTCACCGCCCGCAAAGCGCTGGAAGTGCTGTTCGAACAAGGCCTGATCCGCCGCAACCAAGGCTCGGGAACGTTCATCACCCCGCGCCTCGAACAACCGCTCTCGCGCCTTAGCGGCTTCAGCGAAATGCTCCGCCTCAAAGGCTTCGTGCCCGGCTCCCAATGGCTGGAGCGGGAAATCACCCCGCCAACCCACGAAGAACTGATTCGCCTGGGCCTGTCGCCCACGGACAAAGTCGCCCGGCTCAAACGGCTGCGCAAGGCCGACGACACGGTCATGGCCATCGAGATGAGCACCCTGCCCGCCTCGATCATTCCCAAGCCACAGGCGGTAGGCGATTCGCTGTATGAATTCCTCGACGGCATCGGCAAACCGGTGGTACGCGCCCTGCAACACATCCAGGCCATCAACGCCTCGGACGAGTTCGCCGCCCTGGTGGGCATCGCCCCCGGCACCGCGATGCTGCTGATGACCCGGGTCTGCTACCTGGAAGACAACACGCCCATCGAAGTCACCGATACCTATTGCCGCAACGACTACTACGACTTTGTCGCAGAGTTGCGGCGCTAG
- the mltF gene encoding membrane-bound lytic murein transglycosylase MltF, protein MFSPTALRPRYAKWLIATGLFLVLSGCVEKPNTLERVKEDGVLRVVTRNSPATYFQDRNGETGFEYELVKRFADDLGVELKIETADNLDDLFSQIGKPNGPVLAAAGLVSSEPRKKQVRFSRSYLEVTPQIIYRNGQSRPTDAAALAGKKIMVLKGSTHAEQLAQLKQQYPGIEYEESDAVEVVDLLRMVDEGQIDLTLVDSNEVAMNQVYFPNVRVAFDLGDARSQSWAVAPGEDNSLLNEINSYLEKVQKNGTLQRLKDRYYGHVDVLGYMGATTFAQHLQQRLPKYEQHFKAYAKKEKVDWRLLAAIGYQESLWQPTVTSKTGVRGLMMLTQNTAQAMGVSNRLDPKQSIMGGAKYLAYMKEQLDESIEEPDRTWFALAAYNVGSGHLDDARKLAAKEGLNPNKWLDVKKILPRLSQKQWYSKTRYGYARGGEPVHFVANIRRYYDILTWVTQPQLEGDQVAEGNLHVPGVDKSKPSQESPQL, encoded by the coding sequence ATGTTTTCCCCAACGGCTTTGCGTCCGCGATATGCCAAATGGCTGATCGCAACCGGACTCTTCCTGGTGCTCAGTGGTTGTGTTGAGAAACCCAACACACTGGAGCGCGTAAAGGAGGATGGCGTGCTGCGGGTGGTTACCCGAAACAGCCCCGCCACCTACTTCCAGGATCGCAATGGTGAAACCGGCTTCGAATACGAGCTGGTGAAGCGCTTCGCCGACGATTTGGGTGTGGAGCTCAAGATCGAGACCGCCGACAACCTCGACGACCTGTTCAGCCAGATCGGCAAGCCCAACGGTCCGGTATTGGCGGCCGCAGGCCTGGTCAGCAGCGAACCGCGCAAGAAGCAGGTGCGCTTTTCCCGCTCCTACCTGGAAGTCACCCCGCAGATCATCTACCGCAACGGCCAGTCACGCCCCACCGACGCGGCCGCCCTGGCGGGCAAGAAGATCATGGTGCTCAAGGGCAGCACCCACGCCGAACAACTGGCGCAGTTGAAGCAGCAATACCCTGGCATCGAATACGAAGAGTCCGACGCGGTTGAAGTGGTCGACCTGCTGCGCATGGTCGACGAGGGACAGATCGACCTGACCCTGGTGGATTCCAACGAAGTGGCGATGAACCAGGTGTACTTCCCCAACGTGCGCGTGGCCTTCGACCTGGGCGATGCCCGCAGCCAGAGCTGGGCGGTGGCCCCCGGCGAGGACAACAGTCTGCTCAACGAGATCAACAGCTACCTGGAGAAGGTGCAAAAAAACGGCACTCTGCAGCGGTTAAAAGACCGTTATTACGGGCACGTTGACGTCCTTGGCTACATGGGCGCCACCACGTTCGCCCAACACTTGCAGCAACGCCTGCCCAAATACGAACAACATTTCAAGGCCTACGCCAAGAAAGAGAAAGTCGACTGGCGCCTGCTGGCGGCGATCGGCTACCAGGAATCGCTGTGGCAACCGACGGTCACGTCCAAGACCGGCGTGCGTGGCCTGATGATGCTGACCCAGAACACCGCCCAGGCCATGGGCGTGTCCAACCGCCTGGATCCGAAGCAAAGCATCATGGGCGGCGCCAAGTACCTGGCCTACATGAAGGAGCAGTTGGACGAGAGCATCGAGGAGCCCGACCGCACCTGGTTCGCCCTCGCCGCCTATAACGTCGGCAGCGGCCACTTGGACGACGCCCGCAAACTGGCGGCCAAGGAAGGGCTCAACCCGAACAAGTGGCTGGATGTGAAGAAAATCCTGCCGCGCCTGTCCCAGAAACAGTGGTACAGCAAGACCCGCTACGGCTACGCCCGGGGCGGCGAGCCGGTGCATTTCGTGGCGAACATCCGTCGCTACTACGACATCCTGACCTGGGTGACGCAGCCGCAGCTCGAAGGCGATCAGGTGGCCGAGGGCAACCTGCATGTGCCGGGTGTCGACAAGAGCAAGCCGAGCCAGGAATCCCCGCAGCTATAA
- a CDS encoding SIS domain-containing protein: MTSKMLEEALSSCDAVERQLQRLDPALQEIAGRLRRQPPQVAMTVARGSSDHAASYFAYLTMQQLGLPVASLPMSVVTMQQAPLKVSGQVAFAFSQSGQSPDLVNSLRLLRKRGALSVAMVNAEDSPLEAACEFSVPLCAGIESSVAATKSFIATLSASARLVAHWKDDAELLEAGTALPAGLRDAASQDWSAAVEALRDCQRLMVIGRGAGFAIAQEAALKFKETSAIQAEAFSSAEVRHGPMALIDEHYPLLVFAPRGAEQAGVLSLAADMRQRGARVLLAAPDDIAERDLTLIRAEHPALDPILAIQSFYRMAASLAEARGLDPDQPRHLSKVTRTH; encoded by the coding sequence TTGACTTCCAAAATGCTTGAAGAGGCCCTGAGCTCGTGCGACGCCGTCGAGCGCCAATTGCAGCGATTGGACCCGGCCCTGCAGGAAATTGCCGGGCGCCTGCGCCGTCAGCCGCCGCAAGTGGCGATGACCGTGGCCCGTGGCAGCTCCGACCACGCCGCCAGCTACTTCGCCTACTTGACCATGCAACAACTGGGTTTGCCGGTGGCCTCATTGCCGATGTCGGTCGTGACCATGCAACAGGCGCCGCTGAAGGTCAGCGGCCAGGTGGCGTTCGCGTTCTCCCAATCGGGGCAAAGCCCGGACCTGGTGAACAGCCTGCGTCTGTTGCGCAAGCGTGGCGCGTTGAGTGTGGCGATGGTCAACGCAGAGGATTCTCCGCTGGAGGCAGCCTGTGAATTCAGCGTGCCCTTGTGCGCCGGCATCGAAAGCAGTGTCGCCGCCACCAAGAGCTTCATCGCCACCCTCAGCGCCAGCGCGCGCCTGGTAGCCCATTGGAAAGACGATGCCGAGTTGCTTGAAGCCGGCACCGCGCTGCCCGCAGGCCTGCGCGATGCCGCGAGCCAGGATTGGAGCGCCGCGGTCGAAGCCCTGCGCGACTGTCAGCGCTTGATGGTCATCGGCCGTGGCGCCGGGTTCGCCATCGCTCAGGAAGCGGCGCTCAAATTCAAGGAGACCTCGGCGATCCAGGCCGAAGCCTTCAGCAGCGCCGAGGTCCGCCACGGACCGATGGCGTTGATCGACGAGCATTACCCGCTGCTGGTGTTCGCCCCCCGCGGTGCCGAGCAGGCCGGCGTGTTGAGCCTGGCCGCCGACATGCGCCAGCGCGGCGCTCGGGTGCTGCTGGCCGCGCCCGATGACATCGCCGAGCGTGACCTGACGCTGATCCGCGCCGAACACCCGGCCCTGGACCCGATCCTGGCGATCCAGAGTTTTTACCGGATGGCCGCCAGCCTGGCCGAGGCCCGAGGCCTGGACCCGGACCAGCCACGGCACTTGAGCAAGGTCACCCGGACCCACTGA
- the pdxJ gene encoding pyridoxine 5'-phosphate synthase, with the protein MSTSNRILLGVNIDHVATLRQARGTRYPDPVKAALDAEEAGADGITVHLREDRRHIQERDVLLLKDVLQTRMNFEMGVTEEMMAFAELIRPAHICLVPETRQELTTEGGLDVAGQESRISLAVERLSKIGAEVSLFIDADERQIEASKRVGAPAIELHTGRYADAQTPTDVADELQRVADSVAFGLAQGLIVNAGHGLHYHNVQAIAAIKGINELNIGHALVAHALFVGFKSAVAEMKALILAAAKS; encoded by the coding sequence GTGAGCACCAGCAATCGCATTCTTCTCGGCGTGAACATCGACCATGTCGCCACCCTGCGCCAGGCCCGCGGTACGCGTTACCCGGATCCAGTCAAGGCCGCACTGGACGCGGAAGAAGCGGGGGCCGACGGCATCACCGTGCACCTGCGTGAAGACCGTCGCCACATCCAGGAGCGCGACGTGCTGCTGCTCAAGGACGTGCTGCAAACCCGCATGAACTTCGAAATGGGCGTGACCGAAGAAATGATGGCGTTCGCCGAGCTCATCCGCCCGGCGCACATCTGCCTGGTGCCGGAAACGCGCCAGGAACTGACCACCGAAGGCGGCCTCGACGTGGCAGGGCAGGAGTCGCGGATCAGCCTGGCGGTGGAACGCTTGTCGAAAATCGGCGCTGAAGTGTCGCTGTTCATCGATGCCGACGAACGGCAGATCGAAGCGTCCAAGCGGGTCGGTGCCCCGGCCATCGAACTGCACACCGGTCGTTACGCCGATGCTCAAACCCCTACGGACGTGGCCGATGAGTTGCAGCGGGTCGCCGATAGCGTCGCCTTTGGCCTGGCCCAGGGCTTGATCGTCAATGCCGGCCACGGCCTGCACTATCACAACGTCCAAGCCATCGCGGCCATCAAGGGCATCAACGAGCTGAACATCGGCCACGCGCTGGTGGCCCATGCGTTGTTCGTCGGGTTCAAGTCGGCGGTGGCGGAAATGAAAGCGCTGATCCTGGCTGCCGCCAAGTCCTGA
- a CDS encoding Nif3-like dinuclear metal center hexameric protein — MYKLCFFVPASHVDEVKSAVFAAGGGRIGDYDHCAWQVLGLGQFRPLDGSQPFIGEAGQVEQVEEWKVELVVADELIRPVVEALKQSHPYETPAYEVWRLEDF, encoded by the coding sequence GTGTACAAGCTCTGCTTTTTCGTCCCGGCCAGCCATGTGGACGAGGTCAAAAGCGCTGTGTTCGCCGCCGGTGGCGGGCGAATTGGCGACTATGACCACTGCGCCTGGCAAGTGTTGGGTCTGGGCCAGTTTCGCCCGTTGGACGGCAGCCAGCCGTTCATTGGCGAGGCGGGGCAGGTCGAGCAGGTCGAGGAATGGAAAGTGGAGCTTGTCGTGGCCGACGAGTTGATCCGCCCCGTGGTGGAGGCGCTGAAACAGAGCCATCCCTACGAGACACCGGCGTATGAAGTGTGGCGGTTGGAGGATTTCTGA
- the recO gene encoding DNA repair protein RecO, whose amino-acid sequence MSPTQPIAQPAYVLHSRAYRESSALVDFLTPQGRLRAVLRGARGKAGTLARPFVPLEVEFRGRGELKNVGRMESNGVAAWLNGEALFSGLYLNELLIRLLPAEDPHPAVFDHYAATLLALAEGRPLEPLLRSFEWRLLDDLGYGFALNTDLHGEPIAADGLYRLQVDAGLERVYLLQPGLFNGAELLAMAEADWSAPGALSAAKRLMRQALAVHLGGRPLVSRELFRKP is encoded by the coding sequence ATGTCCCCCACCCAACCCATCGCCCAACCCGCCTACGTCCTCCACAGCCGCGCCTACCGCGAAAGCAGCGCCCTGGTGGACTTCCTCACGCCCCAAGGGCGGTTGCGGGCGGTGTTGCGGGGGGCGCGGGGCAAGGCGGGGACACTGGCGCGACCGTTCGTGCCGCTGGAAGTCGAGTTCCGCGGCCGGGGCGAGTTGAAGAACGTCGGGCGCATGGAAAGCAACGGCGTCGCTGCCTGGCTCAACGGCGAGGCGTTGTTCAGCGGCTTGTACCTCAATGAACTGCTGATCCGCCTGCTGCCCGCCGAAGACCCTCATCCGGCCGTCTTCGACCACTACGCCGCCACGCTGCTGGCCCTGGCCGAAGGCCGTCCCCTGGAGCCGCTGCTGCGTTCGTTCGAATGGCGGCTGCTGGATGACCTGGGCTATGGCTTCGCCCTGAACACCGACCTGCACGGTGAACCCATCGCCGCCGACGGCCTCTACCGCTTGCAAGTGGATGCCGGCCTGGAGCGGGTCTACCTGCTGCAACCGGGGTTGTTCAACGGCGCCGAGCTGCTGGCCATGGCCGAGGCCGACTGGAGCGCTCCGGGCGCCTTGTCGGCAGCCAAGCGCCTGATGCGCCAGGCCCTGGCCGTACATCTGGGCGGTCGGCCCCTGGTCAGTCGCGAGCTGTTTCGCAAGCCCTGA
- the ptsP gene encoding phosphoenolpyruvate--protein phosphotransferase, translating into MSNNNKELTLSAPLSGPVLTLANVPDAVFASGAMGDGIAIDPLNDTLYAPCDGEVIHVARTGHAVTLRADNGAELLLHLGLDTVELQGDGFSMLVKEGTRVSNGQALLRYDLDSVAQRCKSLVSLLIITNGEHFLARPITLKGVKVGEPLLHIVAKTPGETRDDEPDIGIEVFGQVRIAHRGGLHARPAALVRQTAQGFKSRSHLHFSGRSASCDSVMGMMGLAITEQAEVHVSCRGSDAEAALQALLTTLSTALAEEAHAEAPPAKAPSRSAEDGVLLGVCAAPGLVSGPLVRLQGIQLPEDGGGHDVTEQRQRLRDALAHVSREIQLTLENAKARRHVDEQAIFSAHLALLEDPVLLDAADLSIEQGCAAPHAWSRSIDVQCQVLRQLQSTLLAERANDLHDLRQRVLRVLLGEAWQFDVPTGAIVVAQELTPSDLLQLSAQGVAGVCMAEGGATSHVAILARGKGLPCLVALGEALLALAPGQSVVLDADGGRLELKPTAERLAQVQQAQTRRAALRTQQQTLAHTPARTVDGVEVEVAANVASSAEANLAFANGADGVGLLRTEFLFVDRHTAPDEEEQRQAYQAVLDAMGDRPVIIRTIDVGGDKQLDYLPLPAEANPVLGLRGIRLAQVRPELLDQQLRALLQIRPLQRCRILLPMVTEVDELLHIRQRLDALGAELGLSERPQLGVMIEVPAAALLAEQLAEHADFLSIGTNDLSQYTLAMDRDHAGLAARVDALHPALLRLIAQTCAGAAKHGRWVGVCGALASDPLATPVLVGLGVRELSVSPPQIGEIKARVRQLDTVKCACLSAELLNLASAAAVRQACHQHWPLG; encoded by the coding sequence ATGTCCAACAACAATAAAGAGCTGACCCTCAGCGCCCCGCTCAGCGGGCCGGTGCTCACCCTCGCCAACGTCCCGGACGCGGTGTTCGCCAGCGGCGCCATGGGCGACGGGATCGCCATCGATCCGCTGAACGACACCCTCTACGCCCCCTGTGACGGCGAAGTGATCCACGTCGCTCGCACCGGCCACGCCGTGACCTTGCGGGCCGACAACGGCGCCGAACTGCTCCTGCACCTGGGGCTGGACACCGTCGAGTTGCAGGGCGACGGGTTTTCCATGCTGGTCAAGGAAGGCACGCGGGTCAGCAACGGCCAGGCGCTGCTGCGTTATGACCTGGACAGCGTGGCGCAGCGCTGCAAAAGCCTGGTCAGCCTGCTGATCATCACCAATGGCGAGCACTTCCTGGCTCGGCCCATTACCCTCAAAGGGGTCAAGGTCGGCGAGCCATTGCTACACATCGTCGCCAAGACACCGGGTGAAACACGCGACGATGAGCCGGACATCGGCATTGAAGTGTTCGGCCAGGTCCGTATCGCCCATCGAGGCGGCCTGCACGCGCGGCCGGCGGCCTTGGTTCGCCAGACCGCCCAAGGCTTCAAGAGTCGCTCGCACCTGCACTTCAGCGGTCGATCGGCGTCCTGCGACAGTGTGATGGGCATGATGGGCCTGGCGATCACCGAACAGGCCGAAGTGCACGTCAGTTGCCGTGGCAGCGATGCCGAAGCGGCGTTGCAAGCGCTGCTGACCACCCTGTCCACCGCCCTGGCCGAAGAGGCCCACGCCGAAGCGCCGCCGGCCAAGGCACCCAGCCGTAGCGCCGAAGACGGTGTGCTGCTCGGCGTATGCGCCGCGCCCGGCCTGGTGAGCGGACCGCTGGTTCGCTTGCAAGGCATTCAGTTGCCCGAGGATGGCGGGGGTCACGACGTCACCGAACAACGGCAACGGCTGCGCGATGCCTTGGCGCACGTCAGTCGCGAGATCCAGTTGACCCTGGAAAACGCCAAGGCCCGACGTCACGTCGATGAGCAAGCGATCTTCAGTGCCCACCTGGCGTTGCTGGAAGACCCGGTCCTGCTGGACGCCGCTGACCTGTCGATCGAGCAAGGTTGCGCCGCGCCCCACGCCTGGAGTCGCTCCATCGACGTGCAATGCCAAGTGCTGCGGCAACTGCAAAGCACGCTGCTGGCCGAGCGCGCCAATGATCTGCACGACTTGCGCCAGCGGGTCCTGCGGGTGCTGTTGGGGGAAGCCTGGCAATTCGACGTACCGACGGGCGCCATTGTTGTCGCGCAGGAGCTGACCCCGTCGGACCTGTTGCAACTCAGTGCCCAGGGCGTGGCCGGTGTGTGCATGGCCGAGGGCGGCGCGACGTCCCACGTGGCGATCCTGGCCCGTGGCAAAGGCCTGCCCTGCCTGGTGGCGTTGGGCGAGGCACTGCTTGCACTGGCGCCGGGGCAATCGGTGGTGCTGGACGCTGACGGTGGCCGCCTCGAACTCAAGCCAACCGCCGAGCGCCTGGCGCAGGTGCAGCAAGCACAGACCCGACGCGCAGCCCTGCGCACCCAGCAACAGACCCTCGCCCACACGCCGGCGCGAACCGTCGATGGGGTGGAGGTTGAAGTCGCCGCCAACGTAGCCTCCAGCGCCGAAGCCAATCTGGCCTTCGCCAACGGCGCCGATGGCGTTGGCTTGTTGCGAACCGAATTCCTCTTCGTCGACCGCCACACCGCCCCCGACGAAGAAGAGCAACGCCAGGCCTATCAGGCCGTGCTCGATGCCATGGGCGACAGGCCGGTGATCATCCGCACCATCGACGTCGGCGGCGACAAACAACTGGACTACCTGCCGCTGCCGGCTGAAGCCAACCCGGTGCTCGGCCTGCGAGGCATTCGCCTGGCCCAGGTGCGCCCGGAACTGCTGGATCAACAACTGCGGGCCCTGTTGCAAATCCGCCCGCTGCAGCGCTGCCGGATCTTGTTGCCAATGGTCACCGAGGTCGACGAACTGCTGCACATCCGCCAGCGGCTCGATGCCTTGGGCGCCGAACTCGGCCTCAGCGAACGCCCGCAATTGGGGGTGATGATCGAAGTACCCGCCGCCGCCCTGCTGGCCGAACAACTGGCCGAGCACGCGGACTTCCTGTCCATCGGCACCAACGACCTGTCCCAGTACACCCTCGCCATGGACCGCGACCATGCAGGTCTCGCCGCCCGGGTCGATGCCCTGCACCCGGCGCTGTTGCGGCTGATCGCCCAGACCTGCGCCGGCGCGGCGAAGCACGGGCGCTGGGTCGGGGTATGTGGAGCCCTGGCCTCCGATCCCTTGGCGACGCCAGTGCTGGTGGGCCTGGGGGTGCGCGAGCTGTCGGTCAGCCCGCCCCAGATTGGCGAGATCAAGGCGCGCGTGCGCCAGCTCGACACCGTCAAGTGCGCGTGCCTGAGCGCCGAATTGCTGAACCTGGCCAGTGCCGCCGCCGTGCGCCAGGCCTGTCATCAACACTGGCCCCTGGGCTGA
- the nagE gene encoding N-acetylglucosamine-specific PTS transporter subunit IIBC: MYQHFIEGLQRLGRALMLPIAILPIAGLLLRLGDTDLLNIAIIHDAGGAIFANLPMIFAIGIAVGFARDNNGTAGLAGAIGYLVMIATLKVLDATINMGMLAGIISGLLAGALYNRFKDIKLPEYLAFFGGRRFVPIVTGFSAVGLGLVFGLVWPPIQHGINSFGELLMASGSFGAFVFGVFNRLLIVTGLHHILNNMAWFIFGSFTDPTTGAVVTGDLTRYFAGDPKGGQFMTGMFPVMLFGLPAACLAMYRNALPQRRKVMGGILLSMALTSFLTGVTEPIEFAFMFLAPLLYLVHALLTGLSMAVTNLLGIHLGFTFSGGFIDMVLGWGKSTNGWLVVPVGLAYAAIYYLVFDFCIRRFDLKTPGREEVPAGDKPAIAENQRAAAYIQALGGADNLITLGACTTRLRLDLVDRNKASDAQLKALGAMAVVRPGNGGSLQVVVGPMADSIADEIRLALPSSERPTNAPVAAVAEPALPTVVSEAEAQQWLAALGGGANVVQLDCVAMSRLRVQLADGKGLSESQLKALGCQGVSSLEDGVWHLLLGEKAPGLWRVLEAAVLSRKADVKA, translated from the coding sequence ATGTACCAGCATTTCATTGAAGGTCTGCAACGCCTTGGCCGGGCGCTGATGTTGCCTATCGCGATCCTGCCGATCGCCGGCCTGCTGCTGCGCCTGGGTGACACGGACCTGTTGAATATCGCGATCATCCACGACGCCGGCGGAGCGATTTTCGCCAACCTGCCGATGATCTTCGCCATTGGCATCGCCGTGGGTTTCGCCCGGGACAACAACGGCACGGCGGGGCTGGCCGGGGCCATCGGCTACCTGGTCATGATCGCGACGCTGAAGGTGCTCGACGCGACCATCAACATGGGCATGCTCGCCGGGATCATCAGCGGCCTGTTGGCCGGTGCGCTGTACAACCGCTTCAAGGACATCAAGCTACCGGAGTACCTGGCGTTCTTTGGCGGCCGGCGCTTCGTGCCGATTGTCACCGGTTTCAGCGCCGTGGGCCTTGGCCTGGTGTTCGGCCTGGTCTGGCCGCCGATCCAGCACGGCATCAACAGCTTCGGCGAGCTGCTGATGGCCAGCGGCAGTTTCGGCGCGTTCGTCTTCGGCGTATTCAATCGATTGCTGATCGTCACCGGCTTGCACCACATCCTCAACAACATGGCCTGGTTCATCTTCGGCAGCTTTACCGACCCGACCACCGGCGCGGTGGTCACCGGTGACCTGACCCGTTATTTCGCCGGCGACCCCAAGGGCGGCCAGTTCATGACCGGCATGTTCCCGGTGATGCTCTTCGGCCTGCCCGCCGCGTGCCTGGCGATGTACCGCAACGCCCTGCCCCAGCGCCGCAAAGTCATGGGCGGGATTCTGCTGTCCATGGCGCTGACCTCGTTTCTGACCGGTGTCACCGAACCGATCGAATTCGCCTTCATGTTCCTTGCGCCGCTGTTGTACCTGGTCCACGCGCTGCTCACCGGCCTGTCGATGGCAGTGACCAATCTGCTGGGCATTCACCTGGGTTTTACCTTCTCCGGGGGCTTTATCGACATGGTCCTGGGCTGGGGAAAATCCACCAACGGCTGGTTGGTCGTCCCGGTGGGCCTGGCCTACGCAGCGATCTATTACCTGGTGTTCGACTTCTGCATCCGTCGCTTCGACCTGAAGACGCCGGGGCGTGAAGAGGTGCCGGCGGGCGACAAACCGGCCATCGCCGAAAACCAGCGCGCCGCTGCCTACATCCAGGCCTTGGGCGGCGCTGACAACCTGATCACCCTCGGCGCCTGCACCACGCGCCTGCGACTGGACCTGGTGGATCGCAACAAAGCGTCCGACGCCCAGCTCAAGGCCCTCGGCGCCATGGCCGTGGTCCGCCCCGGCAATGGCGGCAGCCTGCAGGTGGTGGTGGGGCCGATGGCCGACAGCATCGCCGACGAAATCCGCTTGGCGTTGCCCTCTTCCGAACGGCCAACCAACGCGCCCGTGGCCGCCGTGGCTGAGCCTGCCCTACCGACCGTCGTCTCTGAAGCCGAAGCGCAGCAATGGCTCGCGGCCCTGGGCGGTGGCGCGAATGTGGTGCAGCTCGATTGCGTGGCGATGAGCCGTTTGCGGGTGCAGTTGGCCGATGGCAAGGGGTTGTCGGAAAGCCAGCTCAAGGCGCTGGGTTGCCAGGGTGTCAGCTCGCTGGAAGATGGTGTGTGGCACTTGTTGTTGGGGGAGAAAGCGCCGGGGTTGTGGCGGGTGTTGGAGGCGGCGGTGCTGAGTCGTAAGGCAGATGTCAAAGCCTAG
- the nagA gene encoding N-acetylglucosamine-6-phosphate deacetylase has translation MSEDNILTANGWIRGRLVHEHGKVVSIDGQPCDPTSNDLPYLLPGFIDLHVHGGGGKDIMEGAPAFETIARTHVRFGTTALLATTMTAPSEEIASVLKALGEFCEQRPSGSARVLGVHLEGPYINPGKLGAQPNFAHTALMAEVETYLGLAPIRVITIAPEIAGHDALIRTLSARGVRMQIGHTLGSYEEGVAALAAGASSFTHLYNAMSPLHHREPGIVGAALAHAQYAELIPDLLHVHPGAMRVALRSIPCLYCVTDSTAAAGMPDGEYKLGSHTVTKCLGGVRLADGTLAGSTLTMDQALRNLVKIGLPLDEASQRLSQFPADYLGLPERGRLQPGAWADCVRLDRALNLTDVMVEGEAIDFQNA, from the coding sequence ATGTCCGAAGACAACATCCTCACCGCCAACGGCTGGATACGCGGCCGCCTGGTCCATGAACACGGCAAGGTCGTGTCCATCGACGGCCAACCCTGCGACCCGACGAGCAACGACCTGCCCTACCTGCTGCCCGGCTTCATCGACCTGCATGTGCACGGCGGTGGCGGCAAGGACATCATGGAAGGCGCGCCGGCGTTCGAAACCATTGCCCGCACCCATGTGCGCTTCGGCACCACGGCGCTGCTCGCCACCACCATGACCGCGCCGAGCGAAGAAATCGCCAGCGTGCTCAAGGCCCTCGGTGAGTTTTGCGAACAGCGGCCCAGCGGCAGCGCACGCGTGTTGGGGGTGCATTTGGAAGGTCCCTATATCAACCCCGGCAAACTCGGCGCCCAACCGAACTTCGCCCACACCGCGTTGATGGCCGAAGTGGAGACCTACCTGGGCCTGGCACCGATCCGGGTAATCACCATCGCGCCGGAGATCGCCGGCCACGACGCTTTGATTCGCACCCTCAGCGCCCGGGGCGTGCGCATGCAGATCGGCCATACCCTGGGCAGTTATGAAGAAGGCGTCGCGGCACTCGCCGCCGGAGCCAGCAGTTTCACCCATTTGTATAACGCCATGAGCCCGCTGCATCACCGCGAACCGGGCATCGTCGGCGCGGCGCTGGCCCATGCGCAATATGCCGAGCTGATCCCGGATCTGCTGCACGTGCACCCCGGGGCCATGCGCGTGGCCTTGCGTTCGATCCCGTGCCTGTATTGCGTCACCGACTCCACCGCCGCCGCCGGCATGCCCGACGGCGAATACAAGCTGGGCAGCCACACCGTCACCAAATGCCTGGGCGGGGTGCGCCTGGCCGACGGAACGCTGGCCGGCAGCACCCTGACCATGGACCAAGCCCTGCGCAACCTGGTGAAAATCGGCCTGCCCCTCGACGAAGCCTCGCAACGCCTGTCGCAATTCCCCGCCGACTACCTCGGCCTGCCCGAGCGCGGACGCCTGCAACCCGGCGCCTGGGCCGACTGTGTGCGCCTTGACCGAGCCCTGAACCTGACCGACGTGATGGTCGAAGGAGAAGCCATTGACTTCCAAAATGCTTGA